A single region of the Serinus canaria isolate serCan28SL12 chromosome 1, serCan2020, whole genome shotgun sequence genome encodes:
- the AKAP11 gene encoding A-kinase anchor protein 11 isoform X2, whose product MDTYARAQGNRMKSRISVEKSFGESILQSLKSLLHSRKELCSVSAEECLNQEEQDNFIEITFIGFAEGMGAAHLQELSAVSVELPDVLKSLQLRKLKENEAVFLKDVKKTLAKPYVMKHQNQLPEVFCVMRMSPSFPRIKVDYIFTLLSKYTAGIRYAVEINSSQKHQTETTHGEDDDTNQSVSSIEDDFVTAFEHLDEDEPSKILSAGTCSFASQNHRDAASQTVPGQCLEAVDSKIVVGSAHRRSSARSSTLIDILGLKELPSVKNSVTTSISDPWIQRSFYKPYNPSDQGVNFLRKTLFSSSPAESSESDCSSPSPIIFLDEEGYQKSLKAKLQLPKIPVVKDGIEDSDSEVSEFFDSFDQFDELEQALENSCKIIRDPILGNTAQKRRTAHEKLSSASITMNPQKFKFDRPTLPANVKKPTPRKPESPYSSIFEVPDSPRPVRTSGEENGGFFSPIRTSAFSPLGSCGSSECSCRITLGGEGTGQSHPDAAYNNYSAYADSVSCEILGSVLFSEYSSEQMCAENDSKHKRVTLNEKKKQAADLKMKTRKEPQKQTKSKHKSLMIRDSIQKFATELVEKSFGSAFKDLQKGVSSCTNALCHLAARLTSSVFQMAFYEIGRRRAISLKERAINGIANFLVSEAITGALKELRQVKKQIFNNTVARFAAELAEELVFEGIMEVCQFSYPSTPTAQSSSFDYENQVVRSYARDLSESVIQEAFIELSQVDVTFTTQAAISVSMDNIKYVSAESMLESTQTSTVSPNFNDRVAQKPIQDSKKEYTVQQALFCTSGVVSSIPVPLAGRALCQQQVSSDAYKVKVSTVPNADDSTKIFKDSAHPFFTNRTREEEVASFRNIYLTSDHSQSTESTPSLFCSQNDTKLTNNRSGMNNNSELTSGSKGINTFSGTMVDMIVNEAYETISSSRVTKAVEEYSDFLTRKVIDKKPYVQGTGEVTPKSMFADHLAKYVIKQSVAESKTVLCNTSENLTCNVSSQSYRDTHRKEQCVIQKQEAEKQNSVSIIVEQQQLPLNNPCKFVTPTHSVQCVLESKDCWQEQKGSNFSSKSPPPCSTVTFARHVLEDCTDTGSCSITCLNKPFKKSDTQKLSAGALNYRHTDCFLHANSLPSEIFGSEGALQMEEKSSLKHGNTCLMPDTPPPTPLVPCQGSSERNLRKLSKKLKGELAKEFAPVTPPSTPYNPSTTDSSETEHDSLENEEFMLKLMWSLSEEVESSEDEDHSEMPAEKGEHSAKTIQYADCLASHIISVATEMAASHLGGKTNEREVSRQAHLGMQKKRCRYTAFVNIPEETCNSLWNYADDMAGKVINEAKKVVKSRHCKLLRLKRVNCQVDCFYVSKGDKDGNSKEWCGPVQDQWLGERDSSGLPLPQGSGTTGLTSKYPSCESVTDEYADHVIRILKREGGNAELLVDQYASRLAYRSIKSGLQQAARKTKFRYSRKTFPGQNAQLNGKLELIKAGNKDAVQHVKSSMHHCEGQMFERSIPAQRTECTDLLHFSESLAHSITCDVRKKLKMSGACLPKSLTDSCLYKKTEFDEVTGDLIKTRLSRAFLPFSPDHKLYHSTGNINENGYSEGIIQAIEQYARKVADDTLEMSLESALLHVAENRKNGDKLSYTEKLSPFSGTVCRCCSMKEHRYCTESMSHHLPAQGSCIPVRHFLHSGLGGACQNSRVFQLDIPKIHVDVEQRTVFSDKGATAAVEKAERELSYTSLTADSGIGQDGVSFAESLTTEIMTSAMTNIGQAVTISSVGREGFHSVESVVSQQMSLSIGDDSTGSWSNLSFEDEHPDESSSFLHLSDSNGNSSSWSSLGLEGEMYEENLSFPTSDSDGTEDKDEDSKDAVEGLERARKTLAIRNIDLEPNLVDPQLRAALQWLAASETEVSDLHFRDAAAREFVLLSRRLRERDWKVGDLLQAVLKYCEMIETASDGEQALSRSLVSWLLENV is encoded by the exons attaCATTTATAGGTTTTGCAGAAGGGATGGGAGCTGCTCACTTGCAG gAGTTATCAGCTGTTTCTGTAGAGCTTCCAGATGTTCTGAAATCTCTCCAGTTGCGCAAACTAAAAGAAAACGAGGCTGTGTTTCTAAAAGATGTAAAGAAAACCTTGGCAAAACCTTATGTCATGAAACATCAG AATCAGCTTCCTGAAGTGTTTTGTGTGATGAGAATGTCTCCTTCATTCCCAAGGATCAAAGTTGATTATATATTCACCTTGCTAAGCAAGTATACTGCAGGCATAAGATATGCAGTGGAAATAAACTCTTCTCAAAAACATCAAACAGAGACCACCCATGGAGAAGACGATGACACCAATCAGTCGGTTTCTTCAATTGAGGATGATTTTGTCACTGCTTTCGAACACTTAGATGAAGACGAACCTTCAAAGATACTAAGTGCTG GTACATGCAGCTTTGCTTCTCAAAACCATCGAGATGCTGCTTCACAGACTGTCCCTGGTCAATGTTTAGAAGCTGTTGACTCCAAGATTGTTGTGGGTTCTGCACATCGAAGATCATCTGCCAGATCTTCTACTTTGATTGATATTTTGGGACTTAAGGAGCTGCCCTCAGTAAAGAATTCAGTTACAACCTCAATTTCTGATCCCTGGATACAAAGGAGTTTCTATAAGCCATATAATCCGTCTGATCAAGGTGTTAATTTTTTACGTAAAacattgttttcttcctctccagctgAATCCTCTGAGTCAGATTGCTCCAGCCCAAGCCCCATCATCTTCTTAGATGAAGAAGGGTATCAAAAAAGCTTGAAAGCAAAACTTCAGCTGCCAAAAATTCCAGTAGTAAAAGATGGTATAGAGGATTCAGACTCAGAAGTGAGTGAATTTTTCGATAGTTTTGATCAGTTTGATGAGCTGGAACAAGCCTTGGAAAACTCTTGTAAAATTATTAGGGATCCCATCCTAGGGAATACTGCCCAGAAAAGGAGGACTGCACATGAAAAATTATCTTCTGCAAGCATTACAATGAACCCTCAGAAATTCAAGTTTGATCGTCCCACTCTCCCAGCCAATGTAAAGAAACCAACACCTCGTAAGCCAGAATCACCGTACAGCAGCATCTTCGAGGTCCCGGATTCCCCTCGCCCGGTTAGAACGTCAGGGGAAGAGAATGGAGGCTTCTTCAGCCCCATTAGAACATCGGCCTTCAGCCCCCTGGGGAGCTGCGGTTCCTCTGAATGCTCGTGTCGAATTACTCTTGGTGGAGAGGGGACAGGTCAAAGTCACCCTGATGCAGCTTATAACAATTATTCGGCGTATGCTGACAGTGTTTCATGTGAAATACTGggttctgttcttttttctgaGTACTCATCGGAACAAATGTGTGCAGAGAATGATTCAAAACACAAAAGGGTGACTTTGAATGAGAAGAAGAAGCAAGCTGCAGATCTCAAAATGAAAACTCGTAAGGAACcacagaagcaaacaaaatctAAACATAAGTCACTAATGATAAGAGATAGCATTCAAAAGTTTGCAACTGAATTGGTTGAAAAAAGTTTTGGCAGTGCATTTAAGGACCTCCAAAAAGGTGTTTCTTCATGCACAAATGCACTTTGCCATTTGGCTGCTAGGTTGACTTCTTCAGTCTTTCAAATGGCTTTTTATGAGATTGGAAGACGTAGAGCAATCTCGCTGAAGGAGCGTGCCATTAATGGCATAGCAAACTTTTTGGTGAGCGAAGCCATAACCGGTGCTTTGAAAGAATTGCGTCAGgtaaagaaacaaatatttaacaACACTGTTGCACGGTTTGCAGCAGAGCTCGCTGAAGAGCTTGTGTTTGAAGGAATCATGGAAGTATGCCAGTTTTCATATCCATCAACACCTACTGCACAATCCTCATCATTTGATTATGAAAACCAAGTGGTAAGATCCTATGCCCGAGATTTGTCTGAATCTGTCATTCAGGAGGCATTTATTGAACTATCTCAGGTTGATGTGACCTTCACAACACAAGCAGCCATTAGTGTTTCCATGGACAATATCAAATATGTAAGTGCAGAAAGTATGTTAGAGTCAACACAGACTTCCACAGTTTCTCCTAATTTTAATGATAGGGTAGCACAAAAGCCAATCCAAGACTCCAAGAAGGAATATACAGTACAGCAGGCTCTATTTTGTACCTCTGGTGTTGTGAGTTCAATACCTGTGCCCTTAGCTGGAAGAGCCCTTTGTCAGCAACAGGTCTCCTCTGATGCTTATAAAGTGAAAGTATCCACTGTTCCAAATGCTGATGACagtacaaaaatattcaaagattCTGCTCATCCATTTTTCACAAACAGAACAAGAGAGGAGGAAGTCgcttctttcagaaatatttatctaaCTTCGGATCACAGTCAAAGTACGGAAAGTACTCCATCCCTCTTCTGTAGCCAGAATGATACCAAACTAACAAATAACAGATCTGGAATGAACAATAATTCAGAATTAACAAGTGGGTCAAAAGGCATTAATACTTTCTCTGGAACTATGGTAGATATGATAGTAAATGAAGCTTATGAAACCATATCCTCATCTAGAGTAACAAAAGCAGTAGAagaatattcagattttttaacaagaaaagtAATAGATAAAAAACCTTATGTGCAAGGTACTGGTGAAGTCACCCCCAAGAGCATGTTTGCAGATCATTTGGCCAAGTATGTCATAAAACAATCTGTGGCAGAAAGTAAAACTGTGTTATGCAACACCAGTGAGAATTTAACATGTAATGTGAGCTCACAGAGCTACAGAGATACCCATCGAAAAGAACAATGTGTGATACAGAAGCAAGAGGCTGAGAAACAAAATAGTGTTTCTATAATTGTGGAACAACAACAGTTGCCTTTGAATAATCCATGTAAATTTGTTACTCCAACTCATTCTGTTCAGTGTGTTTTAGAATCTAAAGATTGTTGGCAAGAACAAAAAGGaagcaatttttcttcaaaatcaCCACCGCCTTGTTCCACTGTGACTTTTGCTAGGCATGTTCTAGAGGACTGTACTGACACAGGAAGCTGTTCAATAACATGCTTAAACAAGCCTTTCAAAAAAAGTGATACCCAGAAACTATCAGCAGGAGCTTTGAATTACAGGCACACTGATTGTTTTCTGCATGCAAATAGCTTGCCTTCAGAGATTTTTGGCAGTGAAGGTGCTTTGcagatggaagaaaaatcaaGCCTGAAACATGGAAATACCTGTTTAATGCCTGACACACCCCCACCGACTCCTCTAGTACCATGTCAAGGTAGTTCTGAAAGGAATCTACGAAAACTGTCCAAGAAACTCAAGGGAGAATTAGCAAAGGAATTTGCACCTGTAACACCCCCTTCTACACCCTACAATCCATCCACCACTGATTCATCTGAAACTGAACACGACTCTTtggaaaatgaggaatttaTGCTGAAACTCATGTGGTCACTTTCTGAAGAAGTGGAAAGTAGTGAAGATGAAGATCATTCTGAAATGCCTGCTGAGAAAGGGGAGCATTCTGCAAAAACAATTCAGTATGCAGATTGCCTAGCTAGCCACATAATTTCAGTAGCGACTGAAATGGCTGCTTCCCATTTAGGTggtaaaacaaatgaaagagaagTTAGCAGGCAGGCTCACTTAGGGATGCAAAAGAAAAGATGTAGATATACTGCGTTTGTAAATATCCCAGAAGAGACATGTAATTCCTTGTGGAATTATGCAGATGATATGGCAGGAAAAGTCATCAATGAGGCCAAGAAAGTAGTGAAATCAAGGCATTGCAAGCTGTTGAGGTTGAAGCGGGTTAACTGCCAGGTGGATTGCTTTTATGTGAGTAAAGGTGATAAAGATGGTAATTCAAAAGAATGGTGTGGCCCAGTACAGGACCAGTGGCTGGGAGAGAGAGATTCATCTGGGCTTCCTTTACCACAAGGTTCAGGCACAACAGGTTTGACTTCCAAGTACCCGAGCTGTGAAAGTGTGACTGATGAGTACGCAGATCATGTTATCCGCATTCTGAAAAGAGAAGGAGGTAACGCTGAGCTGTTGGTGGATCAGTATGCCAGCAGACTTGCTTACAGGTCTATCAAATCGGGCTTGCAGCAAGCTGCTAGAAAAACCAAATTCAGATACAGCAGAAAGACATTTCCTGGGCAAAATGCACAGCTAAATGGTAAGCTGGAGCTGATCAAAGCAGGGAATAAAGATGCAGTACAGCATGTGAAAAGCAGCATGCACCACTGTGAAGGCCAAATGTTCGAGAGGAGTATCCCTGCACAGAGAACGGAATGTACAGATTTGTTACATTTTTCCGAATCCCTTGCTCACAGTATCACTTGTGATGTCAGGAAGAAGCTGAAAATGTCAGGAGCGTGTTTGCCAAAGTCTCTTACAGATTCCTGTCTGTATAAAAAGACTGAATTTGATGAAGTCACAGGGGATCTCATTAAAACAAGGCTTTCTAGAGcgtttcttcctttctcccctgATCATAAACTCTATCATAGTACAGGtaatataaatgaaaatggCTACAGTGAAGGTATAATTCAAGCTATAGAACAATATGCTAGGAAAGTAGCAGATGATACTCTAGAAATGAGTTTAGAGTCAGCTCTTCTCCATGtggctgaaaacagaaaaaatgggGATAAGCTCTCGTACACTGAGAAACTGTCTCCTTTTTCTGGAACTGTCTGTAGATGCTGCAGTATGAAGGAACATCGGTACTGTACAGAAAGTATGTCCCATCATCTACCTGCACAAGGATCCTGCATTCCAGTGAGGCATTTTCTTCATTCTGGATTGGGTGGTGCCTGTCAAAATTCCAGAGTGTTTCAGCTTGATATTCCCAAAATTCACGTTGATGTAGAACAGAGGACAGTGTTTTCTGACAAGGGGGCTACTGCAGCTgtagagaaagcagaaagagagctgAGTTACACAAGTCTGACAGCTGACAGTGGTATTGGACAAGATGGAGTCAGTTTTGCTGAAAGCCTTACTACTGAAATAATGACATCCGCTATGACTAATATTGGTCAGGCAGTTACCATAAG CTCTGTTggaagagaaggatttcactctGTTGAATCTGTTGTTAGCCAGCAGATGAGTCTTAGTATTGGTGATGATAGCACTGGGAGTTGGTCCAATCTAAGTTTTGAAGACGAACATCCTGATGAGAGCAGCAGTTTTCTTCACCTAAGTGACAG TAATGGTAACAGCAGTAGCTGGAGCAGTCTTGGTTTAGAAGGGGAAATGTATGAGGAGAATTTATCCTTTCCAACATCAGACAG tgaTGGAACAGAAGATAAAGATGAAGATTCCAAGGATGCTGTGGAAG GTTTGGAGCGAGCACGAAAGACTTTAGCAATAAGGAATATTGATCTGGAACCAAATCTAGTGGacccacagctcagagcagcactcCAGTGGCTGGCAGCTTCTGAAACAGAGGTGTCTGACCTTCACTTCCGCGACGCTGCTGCAAGAGAATTTGTCTTG